In Choloepus didactylus isolate mChoDid1 chromosome 6, mChoDid1.pri, whole genome shotgun sequence, one DNA window encodes the following:
- the SYT7 gene encoding synaptotagmin-7 isoform X6, giving the protein MEACQGPAERAVHWGLLVLVLGCFLLHCEPFTCFSFLSSPPPAPSFEDSTLSTATTLESIPSSTGEPKCQRPCTLMRQQSLQQPLSQHQRGRQPSQPTTSQSLGQLQAHVATAPGTNPRAYGRGQARQGASAGSKYRAAGSRSRSNPGSWDHVVGQIRNRGLDMKSFLLPAGGKAVNTAPVPGQTPHDDSDARTEPRSSVSDLVNSLTSEMLMLSPGSEEDEAHEGCSRENLGRIQFSVGYNFQESTLTVKIMKAQELPAKDFSGTSDPFVKIYLLPDKKHKLETKVKRKNLNPHWNETFLFEGFPYEKVVQRVLYLQVLDYDRFSRNDPIGEVSIPLNKVDLTQMQTFWKDLKPCSDGSGSRGELLLSLCYNPSANSIIVNIIKARNLKAMDIGGTSDPYVKVWLMYKDKRVEKKKTVTMKRNLNPIFNESFAFDIPTEKLRETTIIITVMDKDRLSRNDVIGKIYLSWKSGPGEVKHWKDMIARPRQPVAQWHQLKA; this is encoded by the exons ATGGAGGCCTGTCAAGGCCCGGCAGAGCGTGCCGTGCACTGGGGCCTTCTAGTCCTGGTTCTCGGCTGCTTTCTCCTCCACTGTGAGCCCTTCAcctgcttctcctttctctcctctcctccacccGCCCCAAGTTTCGAGGACTCCACCCTGTCCACGGCCACTACCCTTGAGTCTATCCCCAGCTCCACGGGAGAGCCGAAATGCCAGCGACCCTGCACCCTGATGCGGCAGCAGAGCCTGCAGCAGCCGCTGAGCCAGCACCAGCGGGGCCGGCAGCCCAGCCAGCCCACCACCAGCCAGAGCCTGGGCCAGCTGCAGGCCCACGTGGCCACGGCGCCGGGCACCAACCCCCGGGCCTATGGCCGCGGCCAGGCTCGCCAGGGCGCCTCGGCCGGCTCCAAGTACCGGGCAGCCGGCAGCCGCAGCCGCTCCAACCCGGGCAGCTGGGACCACGTGGTGGGGCAGATTCGAAACCGAGGCTTGGACATGAAATCCTTTCT gcTGCCTgcaggagggaaggcagtgaaCACAGCGCCAGTGCCGGGCCAGACGCCCCACGATGATTCTGACGCCCGGACTGAGCCCCGCTCCTCGGTCTCTGACCTCGTCAACTCCCTCACCAGCGAGATGCTCATG ctctcccCAGGCTCGGAGGAGGACGAGGCCCACGAGGGCTGCAGCCGAGAGAACCTGGGCCGGATCCAGTTCAGCGTCGGCTACAACTTTCAGGAGTCCACGCTCACCGTGAAGATCATGAAGGCCCAGGAGCTGCCGGCCAAGGACTTCAGCGGCACCAGCGACCCCTTCGTCAAGATCTACCTGCTGCCAGACAAGAAGCACAAGCTGGAGACCAAGGTGAAGCGGAAGAACCTGAACCCCCACTGGAACGAGACCTTCCTCTTTGAAG GTTTTCCCTACGAGAAGGTGGTGCAGCGGGTGCTCTACCTCCAGGTCCTGGACTATGACCGCTTCAGCCGCAATGACCCCATTGGGGAAGTGTCCATCCCCCTCAACAAGGTGGACCTGACCCAGATGCAGACCTTCTGGAAGGATCTGAAGCCATGCAGCGATGGGAGT GGGAGCCGAGGGGAGCTGCTCTTATCTCTCTGCTACAACCCCTCTGCCAACTCCATCATCGTGAACATCATCAAAGCCCGGAACCTCAAAGCCATGGACATTGGGGGGACCTCAG ACCCCTACGTGAAGGTGTGGCTGATGTACAAGGACAAGCGGGTGGAGAAGAAGAAGACCGTGACGATGAAGAGGAACCTCAACCCCATCTTCAATGAGTCCTTCGCCTTCGACATCCCCacagaaaagctgagggagaCGACCATCATCATCACCGTCATGGACAAGGACAGGCTCAGCCGCAATGACGTCATTGGCAAG ATCTACCTGTCCTGGAAGAGCGGGCCTGGGGAGGTGAAACACTGGAAGGACATGATCGCCCGGCCCCGGCAGCCTGTGGCCCAGTGGCACCAGCTGAAGGCTTAA
- the LRRC10B gene encoding leucine-rich repeat-containing protein 10B — translation MGIAESTLDELPSDAEEQLRSGEQQLELSGRRLRRLPSAVCALSRLQKLYVSGTGLRELPEEIEELRELRILALDFNKLERLPDGLCRLPRLTRLYLGGNRLLALPADFAQLQSLRCLWIEGNFLRRFPRPLLRLVALQSLQMGDNRLRALPAELPRMTGLRGLWLYGNRFEEFPPALLRMGRLHILDLDRNRLGGFPDLHPLRALRVFSYDHNPVTGPPRVADTVFLVGEGAVERMAERDEPTPRPPPRRPARPFEDEEEEELLMGGGGSGTLGRPGVCLRALEASPGLGT, via the coding sequence ATGGGCATCGCGGAGTCCACGCTGGACGAGCTGCCGTCGGACGCGGAGGAGCAGCTGCGCAGCGGCGAGCAGCAGCTGGAGCTGAGCGGGCGGCGGCTGCGGCGACTGCCCAGCGCGGTGTGCGCGCTGAGCCGCCTGCAGAAGCTGTACGTGAGCGGCACGGGGCTGCGCGAGCTGCCCGAGGAGATCGAGGAGCTGCGCGAGCTGCGCATCCTGGCGCTCGACTTCAACAAGCTGGAGCGGCTGCCCGACGGCCTGTGTCGCCTGCCGCGCCTCACGCGCCTCTACCTGGGCGGCAACCGGCTGCTGGCGCTGCCCGCCGACTTCGCGCAGCTGCAGAGCCTGCGCTGCCTCTGGATCGAGGGCAACTTCCTGCGGCGCTTCCCGCGGCCGCTGCTGCGCCTGGTGGCGCTGCAGTCGCTGCAGATGGGCGACAACCGGCTGCGCGCGCTGCCTGCCGAGCTGCCGCGCATGACTGGCCTGCGCGGCCTCTGGCTCTACGGCAACCGCTTCGAGGAGTTCCCGCCCGCGCTGCTGCGCATGGGCCGCCTGCACATCCTCGACCTGGACCGCAACCGTCTGGGCGGCTTCCCGGACCTGCACCCCCTGCGCGCGCTGCGCGTCTTCTCCTACGACCACAACCCGGTCACCGGCCCGCCGCGCGTCGCCGACACCGTCTTCCTCGTGGGCGAAGGCGCCGTGGAGCGCATGGCCGAGCGCGACGAGCCCACGCCTCGCCCGCCGCCCCGGCGCCCAGCGCGGCCCTTCGAggatgaagaggaggaagaacTGCTCATGGGGGGTGGCGGCTCCGGGACTCTGGGGCGCCCCGGCGTCTGCCTCCGCGCCCTGGAAGCCAGTCCCGGACTGGGAACCTGA